GGGCGTTCGCTCAGTCCGATGTGTGCGCTAAGAGGCTGAAGGAGGCCGGGGATGAGATAGGTAACGTGATAATCCTGGGTCCCTCATATTATGGGCAGAGATGGTTTGCTACGGTGAAGAAGCCCATCTACACCATTGACGACATAAAGGGCATTAAAGTTAGGGTGATACAGAGTCCTATAGTGGTTGACGCCGCGACTGCTTTAGGCTTCGTTGCAGTGCCGATGGCCTACACGGAGATAGCCACGGCTCTGCAGACAGGGACTATAGAGGGGCACGATCAAGACCTCACAGGGTACGTGGCTTCAAGGTGGTATGAAATAGAGAACTACCTCGCCGTCTTCCCATGGATGATAGGGACTCACGTAATACTGGTTAATAAGCAACAGTTCGAGGCCCTCCCCGCGGACATACAGAATGACGTGATCATGGCTCTGAAAATAGCTATGCAGATCAAGAACACCTGGGACGTGCTGTACGAGCAGATAGCCCTGGACTTCCTAAAGAGAACTATGAAGGCTGTCACGTACCCAGACCCAGCGCCCTTCCTGCAGAAATACAAGGAGTTCATCGCCTCTAAGAAAGCCGACATAGGAGAGGACGTCATTAGCTGGCTGGAGAACTACAGAGCTAGCAAGAAGTAACGCGACCATCTGGAGAGGAGAGAGGTAATCAATAATGCCCAAGACCGTTGGTAAGATCCTCTCTTTTCTTGATAAAATAATATTCCTGTTCGAGTTCCCGGCCACGTTGCTGGGACTCGTGTTAATAGTTTTCCTGGTCTACGTCGGTGTCGCCAGGTACTTCTTCCAAATGGCCACACCGTACGAGGATGAGTTCTCCTTGCTGATACATCTGTGGATGGTGAACTTAGGCATGTCGCTCGTTGTAGGGCAGGGAGATCACGTTGCAACGAAGATACTCTACGACAGAATAGTGACGCGCGGGAAGGTCGGTAGGGCCTACAGCGTGTTTGTGGAGTTGGTAAAAATAGCCTTCATAGTCTTGATGCTCTGGTTCCTCTACCAAACGTTCCCCCTCCTCACTCGCGGTGTCACCGA
This window of the Zestosphaera sp. genome carries:
- a CDS encoding TRAP transporter small permease subunit, which produces MPKTVGKILSFLDKIIFLFEFPATLLGLVLIVFLVYVGVARYFFQMATPYEDEFSLLIHLWMVNLGMSLVVGQGDHVATKILYDRIVTRGKVGRAYSVFVELVKIAFIVLMLWFLYQTFPLLTRGVTEYMRWPFAAYYSALVVGFTFMLIRYVLVTVGMVSGDRQ
- a CDS encoding TRAP transporter substrate-binding protein; this translates as MSSKVSTSLMVVFLVLVVVVGVAGYFIGSMSVPAAPTVTRTVTAGAATVTATATRTLTATVTVQPTTTPQPVIEIHTATHMPPNPCSLNEWGECNDHNLIHKIFKYLVEEWTGGRVKVIIHTAAELGAERDNVEHVRTGTVFMTTTSVSVLSSFTKKLLFFDTPGLFQNLEEYWAFAQSDVCAKRLKEAGDEIGNVIILGPSYYGQRWFATVKKPIYTIDDIKGIKVRVIQSPIVVDAATALGFVAVPMAYTEIATALQTGTIEGHDQDLTGYVASRWYEIENYLAVFPWMIGTHVILVNKQQFEALPADIQNDVIMALKIAMQIKNTWDVLYEQIALDFLKRTMKAVTYPDPAPFLQKYKEFIASKKADIGEDVISWLENYRASKK